AAGCGCCTTGAGGGCGCCTTTGCGCTCGGCATCATTTTTGCCGATGCGCCGGATGTCATGTATGCCGCCCGCCTTGGTTCGCCGCTCGCCATTGGTTTTGGGACGGGCGAAAATTACCTCGGCTCAGATGCGGTCGCCCTCGCCCCGCTCACCCAGAAAATCTGCTACCTCGCCGAGGGCGATTGGGCCGAAATCCGCCGTGATTCGGTGACGATCTACAACGCATCGGATGAAGTCGTCGAGCGCCCAATCAAAGTCACCGCCCTCACCGGCGCCACCACCGGCAAAGGCGATTTCCGCCATTTCATGCAGAAGGAAATCTTCGAGCAGCCCTCCGTCATCGGCCAGACGCTCAACGTTTATTACAACCCCACCACCGCCCGCGTGACCATGCCCGAGCTGCCCTTCGCACTGGCGAATATTTCCCATATCACCATCGTCGCCTGCGGCACCTCGTATTACGCCGGGCTCACCGCGCGCTATTGGCTCGAATCTCTGACCAAGCTACCGGTCGACATCGACATCGCCTCGGAATTCCGCTACCGCGAGCCGGTGATGATGAAAGGCGGGCTCACCCTCGCCATTTCGCAATCGGGCGAAACCGCCGACACGCTCGCCGCCCTGCGCTACGCCAAAACGCAAGGCCAGCACACGCTCGCTATCGTCAACATGCCCGAATCCAGCATGTCGCACGAGGCGGAAGCCACGCTTTACACCCATGCCGGGCCCGAAATCGGCGTCGCCTCGACCAAGGCCTTCACCACCCAATTGACCGTGCTGGCCTGCCTCGCCATCGCGCTGGCGGATGCGAAAAACACACTGGATGCCGCCGAAATGGCCCGCCTCACCCACGCGCTGGCCGAAGTGCCCGCCCGCGTGTCGGAAGTGCTGCACAACGCCGATGTGATCGAAAAACTCGCCCATAAAGTGCAGAACGCCAAAGATATGCTCTATATCGGCCGCGGCACCAGCTACGCCATCGCCCACGAAGCCGCGCTCAAAATGAAAGAGATTTCCTACATCCACGCCGAGGCCTATGCCGCGGGTGAAATGAAGCACGGGCCGATTGCATTGATCGATGAATCGGTGCCGATTGTCGCCATCGCACCGAAGGATCATTTGTTTGAAAAAACCGCCTCCAATATTCAGGAAGCGGCCGCACGCGGCGGTAAAATCATCGCCTTTTCGGATGCGGCAGGCATCGCCGCGCTTGGCAATATCGTCAGCGACGCGGTGACATTACCCACCGTGCACCCCTTCGTCACGCCGATTCTGTATGCGGTTCCGGCGCAATTACTCGCCTACCACACCGCTGTGCTGAAGGGCACGGATGTGGATCAGCCCCGCAATTTAGCGAAATCGGTTACGGTAGAATAAGCGGCAACGCCAGCGCGCCCGCCACATACACAATCACCCGCGCCTCCTTGGGCACCAGGAACTTCATCACGAAGAACGGCAGGATATACTGCCACTGATCGAACGGCAGCAGCGCGCCCATCAGCGTGAACCACCATACCCACGGCTTCTCAAACGGCGACACTTTGCTGCCCGAAAGCCGCAACGCCGCAAGCGCGAGGATCATCATCACGAACCCGGTCTGCACCACGCCATAGATCGTATGCTCCGCCAGCACCCGCGCCAGCGCCAGGCAGGCAAACGCGTAGGAATAAATCGTCGCCGCAATCCAGCCCTGCTGCCATTGAATGGCAGCCATGATGACAACAAATACCGCATAGGTGGTATAGAGCAGGAACTGTTCACTGATTCCGAACTTCAGGAAATAGGCGATAAAAATCACCCCGCACACCACCTCCAGCACCGTGTAGATGCTCGGAATCGCGCCCTTGCAATAGCGGCATTTGCCACGCGTCATGCACCAGGAGACAATCGGGAACAGATCAATTGGTTTCAAATCCGCATTGCAATGGCCACAGAACGGATGCCGCTCGAACGGCGTTTTGCCGCGCGGCAGGCGGTACACCACCGAGCAGGCATAATTGCCCACCGCTGGGCCAAGCACAATCATCCAAATCAGGCCGATGATGGTAAACAGATGCGCATCCATCCAGAGAGAAAACGAGACCATCAGTTCTTCACCGCCGATTTAGGGTTCACCACACTATCGAGATACCGCCCCTGGAACAGGGTAATGCCCAGCGCCTGGCCATATTCCACCGCTTGCCGGTTATCGCAGCGGGTGAGGATCACCCGGTTATTGCCGCAAGCACGCACGGCTTCCGCCAATCGCCGGTTTTTCTCGCTGGTGAGGTCCTGGCTCGCATCGCTGTTCCAGATCAGTTTCACAAGGTCAAACCCTAGCCGGTTACGGTCAATCTGCGCGATGCTCAGCTCCGTCACCCCATCGAGGCAAACACGGTAGCGAAGCTTCTGCACAATATCCTTCGCCAGCAGGAACGCCGACATATCCGCAAACACATCCGCAATCTGCAGCTCGATCACAATTGCCACCTTGCTGGTCGGCTTGATCGCCGCATCGAACTCCGTAAAGCGGGTCGAAAGCAGCGTCTGGATGTTCAGGTTCAGGCTCACCGGCTTGGTCAGGTAACGAATCGGGTTGCGCTGGATCGTGTCCAAAATCCGATCATCGAGAATTTGCGTCAAGTACTTGAACAGCCAGCGATTCGACAGCAGATCCACCTCCACCCCCATGCTCTGGCGCAGGTGGTTGATGTTGATATACACCTCATCGAACACGGTGCGGATGGTGGTTTCCGGCATCGCCGCGCAAATCGGCTGGCGGCGAATGGTCGCGGTCAGGTCGATATCGCGCATGTCGCGCTCAATCGCGGCAAGGCTTGCTGCCGTCAATAGCTTCAGCTCCTTACCACCGGCCGTTGCAGGCGGCGGCGTATCACCGGCAAGCGTCGCCGCTGCCGCACGCGGCAAGCCGCCTTGCGACTGGCGCACCCGCACAATCAGCCGCCGCTTGCACAGATTCATGAAATCCTGCCACTGCTGCTCGATGTCGTAGAAATCCGAGAACGCCGGGTTCTCATCGCCCTCCGCCGTATAGGCAACCGGATCATCCATGAACAAATAGCGCAGCTGGAAGATCATCTTCTCGGCCAGCTGTTTGGGGAAATTGCGCACCATCACATAGATCGTCGCATCGTCGCACTGGTAAATCGCGCCGTCGCGGTCACCCAGCAGGTCGTTCATCAGGTTGGTCGCAATTTTGATCTGGTATTCGCTGCGGTAATGCTCAAGCAACAGCTCGAAATGGAAGCAGATCACATGCCACCCCTGCGGGCTATCCTGCACCAGCTGCAACAGCTCGATCAGATGGGCTTCCGGCTCCCGGCTCACTACGCGCATGCGGTCATACCTTTAATATTTCCTTACGTCTGTAACAGGGGATGGGAGGATTAGCGACGCCGCTTTTTCTTCGGCCGGTCGTCATCGTCTTCATCCTCGTCCTCATCATCCTCGTCGGATTCGTCTTCATCCTCGTCGTCTTCCTCTTCCTCATGCTCCTCGAAATCATCGACGATTTTATTGTCGCCAACCATTTCCGTGAACATATCGTCATCCGCATCGTCGGAATTCGGGTCGGATTCCTCCTCCTCGTCATGCTCCTCGACTTCCTCCAGCGAGGTCAGTTCCACGCTGTCATCGTCTTCCATTGGCTCCAGCTCAAGCGCTTCGTCGCCATCCTCCACATCCGGAAGGTCGCCGGCCATGTCGAGCAGATCGTCATCATCCCGCGCGGATTTACGCACAGGTTTCGCCGGCTTCACCTCTTTTTTAGGGGCTGGCTTTTTCTTGACGCCTTCTGTCCATGTCTTGGCACATTTGGGGCATTTGATGGGATTCACCACCCCAAAATCGTAAAATTTGGCGTCACATTTCGGGCAAACGCGCTTGCTGCCTAAATCCCCAGACGTCATGAAGCCTCCACTTTCCTGCAATATTTCCTATTCTTGCGTGCGGCCCCAACTTGCGTTAGAACGCGCCCATTCCATTCACATAACGTGAGTTTTTTAGAAAACGCAATAGGCCTTATGCATTCTGATGATCACAATCTGAATAACCTGCCGCGCGCTGCCACCGGCACCACAGCAAAATCCTTACAAGGAAGCTGCCGCGTGCCCGGCGATAAATCCATTTCCCACCGCGCGCTAATGCTCGCCTCACAGGCGCTTGGCACCACCACCATCCACGGCCTGCTGGAAGGCGAAGACGTGCTGCGCACCGCCGAGGCGCTGCGCCAGTGCGGCGTACCCATCACGCGCGACGCCAGCGGCACCTGGGTCGTCAGCGGCCGCGGCATCGGTGGCCTGCACGAGCCATCCGACGTGCTCGATATGGGCAATGCCGGCACCGCCGCCCGCCTCATGATGGGCCTGCTCGCGCCTTATCCCTACACCAGCCATTTCACCGGCGACGCTTCCTTGCGCAAGCGCCCCATGCAACGCGTCATCGGCCCGCTGGAGCAGGTTGGCGCCACATTCTGGGCCCGCGAAGGCGGCCGCCTGCCGCTCGCCATGAAGGGCGCGGCGATGCCCATCAACATCCACTACACCCTGCCGGTCGCCTCGGCGCAGGTTAAATCCGCCATTTTGCTCGCAGGCCTCAACACCCCCGGCACCACCACCGTCATCGAGCGTGAAGCCACCCGCGACCACAGCGAACGCATGCTGCGCTTCTTCGGCATTCCCGTCCTTAGCACCCCATCGCCTGAGGGCGTGGTCATCACCCTCACCGGCCAGCCCGAACAAACGCCACAGGACCGCGAGCTGCATGTCCCGGCGGATCCATCCTCCGCTGCGTTCCCCATCGTCGCCGCGCTGCTGGTGCCCAACGCCAGCGTCACCGTGCGCGATGTGTGCCTGAACCCGCTGCGCACCGGCCTGTTCGATGTGTTGAAGCGCATGGGCGCCAACCTCACCATCAGCAACCAACGCGACATCGGCGGCGAGCTGGTCGGCGACATCACCGCCAAAACCTCGGCGCTGCATGAGGTGGATGTGCCCGCCCACATCGCCCCGTCGATGATCGATGAATACCCTATCCTCGCCATCGCCTGCGCCTGCGCGACGGGCAAAAGCGTCATGCGCGGCCTGTCGGAATTGCGGGTCAAGGAAAGCGACCGCCTCGCTGCCATCATCGCGGGCTTACGCGCCTGCGGTGTCGATGCGCGCGAGGAAGGCGACGACCTGATTGTCTATGGCAAAGGCGGCGCGCCGCGCGGTGGCGCCACCGTCACCACCCATTTCGACCACCGCATCGCCATGAGCTTCCTCGTCCTCGGTCTCGTCAGCGCCGAGCCGGTCACGGTGGATGACATTCGCGCCATCGCCACCAGTTTCCCCAGCTTCATGGAGCTGATGGCCGACCTTGGCGCCAACATCCGCCTCGCCCAGAAAACCGCCACGGGCCGCCGCCTCGTCATCGCCATCGATGGCCCCGCCGCCTCCGGCAAAGGCACCCTCGCCCGCCGCCTCGCCAACCATTTCAATGTCGGCTACCTCGATACCGGCAGCCTCTACCGCGCGGTTGGCATGCGGGTGATTTACGCCGACCAGAAACCCAGCGACGTCGCCGCCGCCATCGCCGCCAGCCGCGCCATTAACGCGCAGGATCTCGCCAACCCAAAACTACGCGGCGAGCGCATCGGCCAGGCCGCCTCCATCGTCTCCGCCATGCCGGAAGTGCGCGAGGCACTGCTCGACTACCAGCGCAAATTCGCCCAAAGCGAAGAAGGCGCCGTGCTCGATGGCCGCGACATCGGCACCGTCATCTGCCCGGATGCGGATGTGAAAATCTTCATCACCGCCAGCCTCGAGGCCCGCGCCAAGCGCCGCCACCGCGAGTTGCAGGATTACGGCGTCACCGTCGATTACCAGTCCGTCTACGATGATCTGGTCGAGCGCGACGAACGCGACGCCACCCGCAGCGTCGCCCCCATGGCCCCCGCCGCAGACGCCATCGTCATCGACACCAGCGACCTAAGCATGAACGAAGTGTTCGAGAAGGTGCTGGGGGTGATTAATAAAGGCTAGCGGTTCAGTTTTGCCATCTGCGCATTATGCTCTTTGACTCGTGTTACAAACTGGCTAATCGCTTCCTGTACATTAGCATATTCCGTACTGTCTTCAGCATATCCCTTTGACGATGCAATGATGCCAAGCAAATTCTGTTGCTCACGCACAGCTTCCAGTTGCTTATTATTCTCCATATGCTTCAAAACCATCGTCGCGCTATTGATGATGTCGTAATTGCCCGGTTGATTGCCATAAGACCTTTTCCCGTTTTTGGGGAATTCACCCAAAAGGCTACCCGGATGCTCTTCTGTGGGAGTTGCAAGGTACTTCGCCAAATTGTCTTGAATCAAATGCAACGTGGTGATGCTTTCCAGCCAGTCCGGTTTGTCAGGGCCGCCATTCTCTGTAACGGCTAACATAAGGCCCATGAGTCCCCCCTGAGATGCCGCACGCTGGCCCAATGTCGGTTTATGCACGGTAACGGTGGTGGTAGGTTTTGTCATGTGTCGCTCCTGATAAATGCTATATGCAACACTCATTAACACATTCGGATAAAGCATAATGTGAAGATTTCATTACGTTTTAAGCCCATTTTTGGCCAAAACCGCTTGCCTTTTGGCCTCCCAAGCGTATAAATCCTCCTCCCGCGCGCGTTGTGCGCACGGGTTAACCTCTAACCAATACCCCTTAAGGAATCCATTTCATGGCTCAATCAGCAGCAGTACGTAAAGAAGACTTCAAAGACGAAAATTTCACCACCGGCGAAAATTTCGCCGATCTCTTTGAGAACAGCGCCGCGGGCAAACTGTCCGAAGGCAGCGTCGTCAAAGGCACCATCGTTGGCATCGAAAAAGACCTCGCTATTATCGATGTGGGTCTCAAATCCGAAGGCCGTATCCCACTGAAAGAATTCTCGGTTGCTGGCCAGCCTGCTGAAATCCGCATCGGCGACACGTACGATATCTATATCGAGCGCATCGAAGACCGTAACGGCGAAGCCCAGCTCAGCCGCGAGAAAGCCCTGCGCGAAGAAGCATGGATCAAGCTCGAAGAAATCCACAAAAACCAAACCAAGATCGAAGGTGTCATCTTCGGCCGCGTTAAAGGCGGCTTCACGGTGGACATCAAAGGCGCCGTGGCGTTCCTGCCAGGTTCGCAAGTCGATATCCGTCCGATCAAGGATGTCACCCCACTGATGAACATCCCGCAGCCATTCCTGATCCTGAAAATGGATCGCCGCCGCGGGAACATCGTGGTTTCCCGCCGCGCCATCATGGAAGAGTCGCGCGCCGAAGCCCGTGGCATGCTCCTCGATAAAATCGCGGAAGGCCAAGTGCTTGACGGTATCGTCAAAAACATCACCGACTACGGTGCGTTCATCGATATGGGCGGCGTTGACGGCCTGTTGCACGTCACCGACATTTCGTGGAAGCGTATCAATCACCCATCGGAAGTGTTCGCGATTGGCGATCCAGTCCGCGTGATCGTCACCAAGTTCGATGCCGAAACCAAGCGTATCTCGCTGGGCATGAAGCAGCTCGACAGCAACCCGTGGGAAGGCGTCAGCCATAAATTCACCCCCGGCGCGCGCCTCAAAGGCAAAATCACCAACATCACCGATTACGGTGCCTTTGTTGAGCTGGATTCCGGCGTGGAAGGCCTCGTGCACGTTTCCGAGATGAGCTGGACCAAGAAAAACGTCCACCCATCCAAGCTGGTGCAAACCGGTCAGGAAGTCGAAGTGCAGGTGCTGGATGTGGATGCAAACAAACACCGCATCAGCCTTGGCATGAAGCAGTGCATCGACAACCCATGGAACAGCTTCGCCGCCAACTCGCATGAAGGCGACATCATCGAAGGTGAAGTGCGCAACATCACCGACTTCGGTCTGTTCGTCGGCCTCAAAGGCGAGATCGACGGCCTTGTCCACCACTCGGACATCAGCTGGACCCAGCCGGGCGAAGAAGCCATCAAAACCTTCAAAAAAGGTGACAAGGTGCAGGCCCGCATTCTCGTCATCGATATCGAGAAAGAGCGCATCAGCCTTGGCATCAAGCAACTGAGCGAAAACCCTGCCGGTGACACCCTCGCCGCCTACAAAAAAGGCGACGTGGTGACCTGTGCAGTAACCGCGGTTGACCGTGATGGCATCGAAGTCGAGATCGCCGAAGGCGTGAAGTCCTACATCAAGAAAATGGACTTGAGCCGCGACCGTCAAGACCAACGCCCTGAGCGCTTCGCCGTTGGTGATCGCGTCGATGCGAAAGTCGTCAGCGTCGATAAGAAAACCTCCAAGGTTTCCGTATCGATCAAGGTGCTTGAGCAAGACGAGCACAAACGTGCGATCGAGGAATACGGTTCGTCCGATTCCGGCGCAAGCCTCGGCGACATCCTCGGTGCCGCCATCGAAGAAGCGTCGGGTCCTAAGAAAAAAGCTGCTGCCAAGAAAAAGGCTGCTGCTGAAGACGAAGACGCCGCTTAATTCTTATGACTATCTGAGTAAACCGAAAGGGCGGGTATTTAATATCCGCCCTTTCTTTATGGTCAGCGCTAAAAAATGAAATCGCACAAAACGAAAATTAACATTGCCATGCTTGTGCTAAGCGTGATTTTTATGGCCCCTCTCGTGGGCCCTCTTATCGCAGCTTCCCTACAAGTTCCTAATGTTGCGTTTGTGTATGGGCCTCATGGTTTTTCTGCTGATAGCGCAGTGACTTTTCCGCTGATAGCTATCATTGTCTTTTCAACCTTCCCCTTTTTAAACTACATCATCCCCAAAATCCCCTCGCAACAGACGCAGAAGAGGATCATGATCATCGCCGTAGTAATTTTTATATGCATTCCGGCTTTTTTTGTACCTCGCCCTATTTCAAAAATGACCAGACAATTCGTAACCCAATACATGAAAAACCATCATTACCAGCTTTGCGAAAAACAGAGGTCCTATCGCATGGAGTTCTGGTGCATTGATTCTAAATAAATCATTGATTTATTGCATCTTGACTGAGCACTGCTGACGCCATAGTAATTTCGCAACCACCCACGAGGTAGCTATGCAACCCCACAGCGATTTGCTCATCGACCGTAAACGCCTTAAGTCCCAGCTGGTCAGCTGGCGGGCGCTGGCGCTGGTTGCGGTGTTTGCGGCGGCGGCCATTTTCTTTGGCGGGTTTGGCGCCCACAGCAAAGGCGGCAAAGGCGATTACATCGCCCAGATCACCATCGAAGGCATCATGGAAGACGATGCCGACCGCGACGCGCTGATGAAAGACATCCTCGAAGATGACCGCGCCAAAGCCGTGCTCGTGCGGCTAGATTCGCCCGGCGGCACCACTGTCGGCGGCGAAGCGATTTACCTGCAACTCAAGCAAATCGCCAAAAAGAAACCCGTTGTCGGCGTCATGCACACGCTGTGCGCCTCGGCCTGCTACATGGCGGCGCTCGGCACCGACCATGTCGTCGCCCGTGAGGGCACCCTCACCGGCTCGATCGGCGTGCTGCTGCAAAGCCTCGAGATCAGCCGCCTGGCCGATAAGCTCGGCATCACCCCCATCACCATCAAATCCGGCGCGATGAAGGATGTACCCAGCATCGCCGAGCCCTTCACCGATGACCAGCGCGCCATCGTCTCCGAAGTGGTGATGGATGCCTACGACCATTTCGTCCGCCTGATTGTCGAGAACCGTAAAATGGACGATGCGCAGGTGCGTAAATTGGCCGATGGCCGCATCTATACCGGCTCGCAGGCGGTCAAGCTGAAGCTGATCGACGGCATCGGCGGGGATGATGAAGCCCTCGCCTGGCTGGCCGAAAACCGCAAAATTAACCCTAAACTGGAGCTACGCGAAATCACGCCCGATCCAGAGATTAACTCGCTTTTAGGCAAGCTCGGCCAGTACTCGGGAATAAAAATCTTCGATAAATCAGCAGTAGGGCTTGACGGGCTGGTTAGCATCTGGCATCCTTCACTCACGCAATAACGTCATGATATAGCGAGAGAAACGATGACAAAATCAGAACTGATCCAACGACTCGCCAAACGTTACCCGCATTTGTACCAGCGCGACATTGAAGTGCTGGTCAACACCATGTTCGATGAAATCACCAACGCGCTCGGCGCCGGCAACCGGGTTGAGCTGCGCGGCTTCGGCGCTTTCTCCGTGCGCAAGCGCGACGCCCGCGCCGCCCGCAATCCCAAAAACGGTTCCATGGTCAGCGTCGGCCAGCGCCATGCAATTTATTTCCGCACCGGCAAAGAACTCCGCGAGCGCGTCACCAACGTGATTCCGAAAGACTAGTTTTCACGCCGTGCCAGTCCTCATCAAAAACTGCGGACTAAAAACCTCCGATGACATCACCACCGCCGCCACTACCGGCGCGCATTTTGCAGGCTTCGTCCATCACGAAGCCTCCCCGCGCCATGTCGCCCTTGGCGATCTTGAGGCACTCGTCGCGCATGCCAAACCATTGCTGAAAACCGTCGTGGTGCTGAAAGCCCCTTCCGAAGGGCTGCTGTGGGAAATCACAAACCTCGTCGCGCCCGATTTCATCCAGCTACATCAATTTCCCTCGGTCGATTATATCCGCAAAATTGCTGATCAAACCGGCATCCCCATCATCAGCGCCCTCTCCGTGCGCGATGCGCAGGACCTCGCCATGGCCGAAGCGCTGGAGGACGTCAGCGCCCATGTGCTGTTCGATGCGCCGCAAGCCGGCAGCGGCAAAACCTTCGATTGGCAATTGCTCAAAACCCTGACGATGAAAAACCCATGGTTCCTCGCCGGTGGCCTCACCATCGACAATGTCGCCGAAGCCATCCGCGCCACCCACGCGCCGATGGTCGATGTGAGCAGCGGCATCGAATCCGCCCCGGGCGTAAAATCCGCAGAAAAGATTGCAGCCTTCAACGCGGCTGTGCTACATGCCTCGCATGCCTGAACACGCGACCATTCCCGACGACAACGGCCATTTCGGCATCTATGGCGGCCGTTATGTCGCCGAGACGCTGATGCCGCTGATCCTCGAAGTCGAGCGCGGCTATGCCGCCATGCGCGCCGACCCCGCCTTCCACGCCCAGTTCGACGATTTGATGAAGCATTATGTCGGCCGCCCAAGCCCGCTGTATTTTGCGGAACGCCTGACCGAAAAACTCGGTGGCGCGCAAATCTATTTCAAGCGCGATGAGCTAAACCACACCGGCGCGCATAAAATCAACAACTGCATCGGCCAGGTGCTGCTCGCCATCCGCATGGGAAAAAAGCGCATCATCGCTGAAACCGGCGCGGGCCAGCACGGCGTCGCCACCGCCACCGTCTGCGCGCGTTTTGGGCTCGAATGCATCATCTATATGGGCGCCAAAGACATGGAGCGCCAAAAGCCCAACGTCTTCCGCATGAAGCTGCTGGGCGCGCAGGTCATCCCCGTCACCAGCGGCAGCCGCAGCCTGAAAGACGCCATGAACGAAGCCCTGCGCGACTGGGTAACCAACGTGGACGACACCTACTACCTCATCGGCACCGCCTCGGGCCCGCACCCCTTCCCCATGATGGTGCGCGATTTCCAGTCCGTCATCGGGCAGGAAGTCAAAACCGAATCGCTCGCCCGCCTTGGCCGCCTGCCGGATATGCTGGTCGCCTGCATCGGCGGCGGCAGCAACGCCATCGGCCTGTTCCACCCCTTCCTGAAGGATGCCGCCGTGAAAATGGTCGCTGTCGAAGCCGCAGGCCACGGGCTCGATACCGATTTCCACGCCGCCTCGCTCACCCGCGGCACGCCCGGCGTGCTGCATGGCTGCCGCACCTACCTGCTGCAGGACGATGACGGCCAGATCACCGAGGCCCACTCCATTTCCGCCGGGCTCGATTACCCCGGCATCGGCCCCGAGCATGCATGGCTGAAAGACACCAACCGCGTCGAATATGTCAGCGCGACGGATGATGAGGCCCTCGCCGCCTTCAAAACCCTCGCCGTCACGGAAGGCATTTTGCCCGCGCTGGA
This portion of the Pseudomonadota bacterium genome encodes:
- a CDS encoding FYDLN acid domain-containing protein; this translates as MTSGDLGSKRVCPKCDAKFYDFGVVNPIKCPKCAKTWTEGVKKKPAPKKEVKPAKPVRKSARDDDDLLDMAGDLPDVEDGDEALELEPMEDDDSVELTSLEEVEEHDEEEESDPNSDDADDDMFTEMVGDNKIVDDFEEHEEEEDDEDEDESDEDDEDEDEDDDDRPKKKRRR
- a CDS encoding integration host factor subunit beta produces the protein MTKSELIQRLAKRYPHLYQRDIEVLVNTMFDEITNALGAGNRVELRGFGAFSVRKRDARAARNPKNGSMVSVGQRHAIYFRTGKELRERVTNVIPKD
- the cmk gene encoding (d)CMP kinase is translated as MDGPAASGKGTLARRLANHFNVGYLDTGSLYRAVGMRVIYADQKPSDVAAAIAASRAINAQDLANPKLRGERIGQAASIVSAMPEVREALLDYQRKFAQSEEGAVLDGRDIGTVICPDADVKIFITASLEARAKRRHRELQDYGVTVDYQSVYDDLVERDERDATRSVAPMAPAADAIVIDTSDLSMNEVFEKVLGVINKG
- the rpsA gene encoding 30S ribosomal protein S1, yielding MAQSAAVRKEDFKDENFTTGENFADLFENSAAGKLSEGSVVKGTIVGIEKDLAIIDVGLKSEGRIPLKEFSVAGQPAEIRIGDTYDIYIERIEDRNGEAQLSREKALREEAWIKLEEIHKNQTKIEGVIFGRVKGGFTVDIKGAVAFLPGSQVDIRPIKDVTPLMNIPQPFLILKMDRRRGNIVVSRRAIMEESRAEARGMLLDKIAEGQVLDGIVKNITDYGAFIDMGGVDGLLHVTDISWKRINHPSEVFAIGDPVRVIVTKFDAETKRISLGMKQLDSNPWEGVSHKFTPGARLKGKITNITDYGAFVELDSGVEGLVHVSEMSWTKKNVHPSKLVQTGQEVEVQVLDVDANKHRISLGMKQCIDNPWNSFAANSHEGDIIEGEVRNITDFGLFVGLKGEIDGLVHHSDISWTQPGEEAIKTFKKGDKVQARILVIDIEKERISLGIKQLSENPAGDTLAAYKKGDVVTCAVTAVDRDGIEVEIAEGVKSYIKKMDLSRDRQDQRPERFAVGDRVDAKVVSVDKKTSKVSVSIKVLEQDEHKRAIEEYGSSDSGASLGDILGAAIEEASGPKKKAAAKKKAAAEDEDAA
- a CDS encoding prepilin peptidase; this translates as MVSFSLWMDAHLFTIIGLIWMIVLGPAVGNYACSVVYRLPRGKTPFERHPFCGHCNADLKPIDLFPIVSWCMTRGKCRYCKGAIPSIYTVLEVVCGVIFIAYFLKFGISEQFLLYTTYAVFVVIMAAIQWQQGWIAATIYSYAFACLALARVLAEHTIYGVVQTGFVMMILALAALRLSGSKVSPFEKPWVWWFTLMGALLPFDQWQYILPFFVMKFLVPKEARVIVYVAGALALPLILP
- a CDS encoding phosphoribosylanthranilate isomerase, whose protein sequence is MPVLIKNCGLKTSDDITTAATTGAHFAGFVHHEASPRHVALGDLEALVAHAKPLLKTVVVLKAPSEGLLWEITNLVAPDFIQLHQFPSVDYIRKIADQTGIPIISALSVRDAQDLAMAEALEDVSAHVLFDAPQAGSGKTFDWQLLKTLTMKNPWFLAGGLTIDNVAEAIRATHAPMVDVSSGIESAPGVKSAEKIAAFNAAVLHASHA
- the glmS gene encoding glutamine--fructose-6-phosphate transaminase (isomerizing); the protein is MCGIIGVIGVELAAPRVLEALRRLEYRGYDSAGIATLVDGRIERRRAQGKLVALSALLEAQPLAGTVGIGHTRWATHGLPTEANAHPHATDKVAVVHNGIIENFQQLRAELESAGHAFTSQTDTEVVPQLITYYLNQGKAPREAVSACLKRLEGAFALGIIFADAPDVMYAARLGSPLAIGFGTGENYLGSDAVALAPLTQKICYLAEGDWAEIRRDSVTIYNASDEVVERPIKVTALTGATTGKGDFRHFMQKEIFEQPSVIGQTLNVYYNPTTARVTMPELPFALANISHITIVACGTSYYAGLTARYWLESLTKLPVDIDIASEFRYREPVMMKGGLTLAISQSGETADTLAALRYAKTQGQHTLAIVNMPESSMSHEAEATLYTHAGPEIGVASTKAFTTQLTVLACLAIALADAKNTLDAAEMARLTHALAEVPARVSEVLHNADVIEKLAHKVQNAKDMLYIGRGTSYAIAHEAALKMKEISYIHAEAYAAGEMKHGPIALIDESVPIVAIAPKDHLFEKTASNIQEAAARGGKIIAFSDAAGIAALGNIVSDAVTLPTVHPFVTPILYAVPAQLLAYHTAVLKGTDVDQPRNLAKSVTVE
- the trpB gene encoding tryptophan synthase subunit beta — protein: MPEHATIPDDNGHFGIYGGRYVAETLMPLILEVERGYAAMRADPAFHAQFDDLMKHYVGRPSPLYFAERLTEKLGGAQIYFKRDELNHTGAHKINNCIGQVLLAIRMGKKRIIAETGAGQHGVATATVCARFGLECIIYMGAKDMERQKPNVFRMKLLGAQVIPVTSGSRSLKDAMNEALRDWVTNVDDTYYLIGTASGPHPFPMMVRDFQSVIGQEVKTESLARLGRLPDMLVACIGGGSNAIGLFHPFLKDAAVKMVAVEAAGHGLDTDFHAASLTRGTPGVLHGCRTYLLQDDDGQITEAHSISAGLDYPGIGPEHAWLKDTNRVEYVSATDDEALAAFKTLAVTEGILPALEPSHALAHVITRAPTMAADQILVMNLCGRGDKDIFTVAEALGVTL
- the sppA gene encoding signal peptide peptidase SppA, giving the protein MQPHSDLLIDRKRLKSQLVSWRALALVAVFAAAAIFFGGFGAHSKGGKGDYIAQITIEGIMEDDADRDALMKDILEDDRAKAVLVRLDSPGGTTVGGEAIYLQLKQIAKKKPVVGVMHTLCASACYMAALGTDHVVAREGTLTGSIGVLLQSLEISRLADKLGITPITIKSGAMKDVPSIAEPFTDDQRAIVSEVVMDAYDHFVRLIVENRKMDDAQVRKLADGRIYTGSQAVKLKLIDGIGGDDEALAWLAENRKINPKLELREITPDPEINSLLGKLGQYSGIKIFDKSAVGLDGLVSIWHPSLTQ